The Thermanaerothrix sp. genome has a window encoding:
- the nagB gene encoding glucosamine-6-phosphate deaminase has protein sequence MRIVVAKDYDQMSRMAAIVVASRVILQPDCVLGLATGQTPLGLYRNLVEFYRHGDLDFSRVTTFNLDEYVGLGPDHPCSYHRYMEDNFFSHVNVPPENRHIPRGDAADLAEECRRYEEAICQAGGIDLQILGLGVDGHIGFNEPDVKFEGSTHVVQLAQSTIEANSRFFPSPDHMPRFAISMGIKTIMKARRVLLLAAGEEKARAVRGAVLGEVTPDLPASILQLHPNTTIIVDDKAASLIREAIR, from the coding sequence ATGAGGATAGTGGTAGCCAAGGACTACGACCAGATGAGCCGGATGGCCGCCATAGTGGTGGCAAGCCGGGTGATACTGCAACCCGACTGCGTGCTTGGGCTCGCCACCGGTCAGACGCCGCTGGGGCTTTACCGGAACCTGGTGGAGTTCTACAGGCACGGAGACCTGGACTTCTCCAGGGTCACCACCTTCAATCTGGACGAGTACGTGGGGCTAGGTCCGGACCACCCCTGCAGCTACCACCGGTACATGGAGGACAACTTCTTCTCCCACGTGAACGTACCACCGGAGAATCGCCACATCCCACGGGGGGACGCGGCGGACCTGGCGGAGGAGTGCAGGCGGTACGAGGAGGCCATATGCCAAGCGGGCGGCATAGACCTGCAGATATTGGGCCTTGGGGTGGACGGCCACATAGGCTTTAACGAGCCGGACGTGAAGTTCGAGGGCAGCACCCACGTGGTGCAGCTGGCCCAGAGCACCATAGAGGCAAACAGCCGGTTCTTCCCATCCCCGGACCATATGCCCCGCTTCGCCATAAGCATGGGAATAAAGACCATAATGAAGGCCAGAAGGGTGCTGCTTCTGGCCGCTGGAGAGGAGAAGGCCCGGGCGGTCCGGGGGGCGGTGCTGGGGGAGGTAACGCCGGATCTGCCGGCATCCATACTCCAGCTGCACCCAAACACCACCATAATAGTGGACGACAAGGCGGCTTCCCTCATAAGGGAAGCCATAAGGTGA
- a CDS encoding PTS glucose transporter subunit IIA yields MITGWFKRKEFKVLSPFTGTVRPLEEVPDQVFSSKMAGDGVAVEPSEGLVLSPVDGIIEVLFPSAHAFGVRTPEGVEILVHVGVDTVNLRGEGFEALKNQGDRVSAGEPVIRFDLDTVRSKAPSILSPVVITTGQAFRVLKEGPVKAGEAVLSYQP; encoded by the coding sequence ATGATAACCGGGTGGTTCAAGCGTAAGGAGTTCAAGGTTCTCTCCCCCTTCACCGGCACCGTGCGCCCATTGGAAGAGGTGCCGGACCAGGTGTTCTCCTCCAAGATGGCGGGGGACGGCGTGGCGGTGGAGCCATCGGAGGGGTTGGTGCTGAGCCCCGTGGACGGAATCATAGAGGTGCTCTTCCCCTCCGCCCACGCCTTCGGGGTGCGAACCCCCGAGGGGGTGGAGATCCTGGTTCACGTGGGGGTGGACACGGTGAACCTCCGGGGAGAGGGCTTTGAGGCCCTAAAAAACCAGGGGGACCGGGTGAGCGCCGGTGAGCCGGTGATAAGGTTCGACCTTGATACGGTGAGGTCCAAGGCGCCGTCCATCCTGTCCCCGGTGGTCATAACCACAGGACAGGCCTTTCGGGTGCTCAAGGAAGGGCCAGTGAAGGCCGGCGAGGCGGTCCTGTCCTACCAGCCCTAG
- the nagA gene encoding N-acetylglucosamine-6-phosphate deacetylase, whose translation MKALRGAWVALPSGEAVAGTVVFDHVIRDVIPGTPPLEGCRVLDCPGFYLTPGLMDVHIHGIGGYDACDGTPEALEAMSHHLASCGVTAFCPATMTLPEEEIRGILGNIRSAMERPMPGARVMGAHLEGPFISPERPGAQDRSFIRDPKPELLEDFKDVIRIVTFAPERDPHGVLLDTALRLHMVPSAGHSNASYEETQRAFLQGVMSVTHLFNGMAPYHHRTPGLAGAALDAPVFCEIIVDGIHSHPSAVRLALKAKGEDRLVLVSDSMRGAGLGDGTFSLGGQEVTVSQGVARLKGGAIAGSVITLDQAVRNYGAYTGLRFERAVRGATLNPARLLGERTSGTIAPGMRADMVLWGSGGEVARTYVNGMEVFSR comes from the coding sequence GTGAAAGCCTTGCGGGGCGCATGGGTGGCGCTGCCCTCCGGTGAGGCGGTGGCGGGGACCGTGGTGTTCGACCACGTCATAAGGGACGTAATCCCGGGGACTCCTCCATTGGAGGGATGCCGCGTACTTGACTGCCCTGGGTTCTACCTCACCCCGGGGCTCATGGACGTGCACATCCACGGCATAGGGGGCTACGACGCCTGCGACGGCACGCCTGAGGCGCTGGAGGCCATGTCCCATCACCTTGCGTCCTGCGGGGTAACCGCCTTCTGCCCCGCCACCATGACGCTGCCGGAAGAGGAGATAAGGGGCATCCTTGGCAACATAAGATCCGCCATGGAGCGCCCCATGCCCGGCGCCAGGGTGATGGGGGCCCACCTGGAGGGCCCCTTCATCAGCCCCGAGCGGCCCGGGGCCCAGGACCGGTCGTTCATAAGGGACCCCAAGCCGGAGCTGCTGGAGGACTTCAAGGACGTCATAAGGATCGTGACCTTCGCCCCCGAAAGGGATCCCCACGGCGTCCTCCTTGACACGGCCCTTAGGCTCCACATGGTCCCCTCGGCGGGGCACTCCAACGCCTCCTACGAGGAGACCCAAAGGGCCTTCCTCCAGGGGGTCATGTCGGTGACGCACCTCTTCAACGGCATGGCCCCCTACCACCACAGGACCCCGGGGCTTGCGGGGGCGGCGCTGGACGCACCGGTATTCTGCGAGATCATCGTGGACGGCATCCACTCTCATCCCTCCGCGGTGCGGCTGGCGTTGAAGGCCAAGGGGGAGGACAGGCTGGTGCTGGTATCGGACTCCATGCGCGGAGCAGGCCTAGGGGACGGCACCTTCTCCCTTGGGGGGCAAGAGGTCACCGTATCCCAGGGGGTGGCCCGCCTTAAGGGGGGCGCCATAGCGGGGAGCGTCATAACCCTGGACCAGGCGGTGAGGAACTACGGCGCTTACACGGGCCTTAGGTTCGAGCGGGCCGTAAGGGGGGCCACCCTCAACCCCGCAAGGCTCCTGGGGGAGAGGACCTCAGGGACCATAGCCCCGGGCATGAGGGCGGACATGGTCCTGTGGGGAAGCGGCGGAGAGGTGGCAAGGACTTACGTGAACGGAATGGAGGTCTTCAGCAGATGA
- the nagE gene encoding N-acetylglucosamine-specific PTS transporter subunit IIBC, with product MFGGLQKLGKALMLPVAVLPAAALLLRLGAPDVLNIPFIMQAGGAIFDNLPLVFAIGVAVGFAFDGGGAAALAGAVGYLTLTKAMVTINKDINMGVLAGILSGVLAGQLYNRFHNIKLPDFLGFFGGKRFVPIAAAGSSIALALVFGFIWPPIQQAIHGVGNWIVGAGLVGAFAFGALNRLLLPLGLHHVVNSLVWFVFGSFTDKAGKVVTGDLSRFFAGDPTAGTFMTGFYPIMMFALPAAALAMYTTARPENRKAVSGILLSVALTSFLTGITEPIEFAFMFLAPALYIAHALLTGAALALCEALGIHHGFGFSAGAIDYVLNYGLATKPILLIPIGLAFGAVYYFLFVAMIKAMDLPTPGREAAPAGMTASASTDEELAKLAAAYIASLGGASNIASLDSCITRLRLSVKNGGLVVEEEIRKLGATGIIRPNSTDMQIVVGTKADLIAGAIKKQLKG from the coding sequence ATGTTTGGAGGTCTTCAGAAGCTTGGCAAGGCCCTGATGCTGCCGGTGGCGGTGCTGCCGGCGGCGGCGCTGCTGCTTCGCCTAGGAGCGCCCGACGTGCTCAACATCCCCTTCATCATGCAGGCCGGAGGGGCCATCTTCGACAACCTGCCCCTCGTCTTCGCCATCGGCGTGGCGGTGGGCTTCGCCTTCGACGGCGGTGGAGCCGCGGCCCTGGCCGGGGCTGTGGGGTACCTCACCCTCACCAAGGCCATGGTGACCATCAACAAGGACATAAACATGGGAGTCCTGGCGGGCATCCTCTCCGGCGTCCTGGCAGGACAGCTTTACAACCGCTTCCACAACATCAAGCTCCCGGACTTCCTGGGCTTCTTCGGGGGCAAGCGCTTCGTCCCCATAGCCGCCGCGGGCTCCAGCATCGCCCTGGCGCTGGTGTTCGGCTTCATATGGCCCCCCATACAGCAGGCCATCCACGGGGTGGGAAACTGGATCGTGGGCGCCGGCCTTGTGGGGGCCTTCGCCTTCGGAGCCCTTAACAGGCTGCTGCTGCCCTTGGGACTCCACCACGTGGTCAACAGCCTGGTGTGGTTCGTCTTCGGCTCCTTCACCGACAAGGCGGGCAAGGTGGTCACCGGAGACCTCTCCAGGTTCTTCGCCGGAGATCCCACCGCTGGAACCTTCATGACCGGCTTTTATCCCATAATGATGTTCGCCCTGCCTGCCGCGGCGCTGGCCATGTACACCACCGCAAGGCCCGAGAACCGCAAGGCGGTAAGCGGCATCCTGCTCAGCGTGGCGTTGACGTCCTTCCTCACCGGCATAACTGAACCCATAGAGTTCGCCTTCATGTTCCTGGCCCCGGCGCTCTACATAGCCCACGCCCTCCTCACCGGCGCGGCCCTGGCCCTGTGTGAGGCCCTGGGGATCCACCACGGCTTCGGCTTCTCCGCCGGCGCCATAGACTACGTGCTGAACTACGGACTTGCCACCAAACCGATCCTCCTCATACCCATAGGCCTTGCGTTCGGCGCGGTGTACTACTTCCTGTTCGTGGCCATGATCAAGGCCATGGACCTGCCCACCCCCGGAAGGGAGGCGGCCCCCGCAGGCATGACCGCCTCGGCGTCCACCGACGAGGAACTCGCAAAACTCGCCGCCGCCTACATAGCAAGCCTTGGGGGAGCTTCCAACATAGCCTCCCTGGACTCCTGCATAACTCGACTTAGGCTCTCCGTGAAGAACGGCGGACTGGTGGTAGAGGAGGAGATCCGGAAGCTAGGGGCCACGGGCATAATAAGGCCCAACTCCACGGACATGCAGATAGTGGTGGGCACCAAGGCGGACCTCATCGCGGGCGCCATCAAGAAGCAGCTCAAGGGCTGA
- a CDS encoding haloacid dehalogenase-like hydrolase: MRRMLDLHASHVKRLTGRDLLDSIRLSEGRTVACEVIATAQPLLGDISNPELAKAMGADLVILNLLDLQNPVVGGLPEGDGIEELFRSSFHQGHVRPTTHRNPIALAGDMTGCPIGVNLEPMGSGDMEIPPGRSATAENAKRAVEMGASLLVITANPYTGVGTADIIASVRSIREELGDVIIGAGKMHAAGSDSPWKDMPKTAAELVKAGADLVLIPCPGTVPGLSEELFALSAEAVHKAGGLVMSTIGTSQEGADRDTIGRLALMAKMGGADVQHIGDSGYSGIAVPENIMALSMAIRGRRHTLRRMARSIAR; encoded by the coding sequence TTGAGGAGGATGTTGGACCTTCACGCAAGCCACGTAAAAAGGCTCACCGGCAGAGATCTTCTGGACAGCATACGGCTTTCGGAGGGCAGGACCGTGGCCTGCGAGGTCATAGCCACCGCCCAGCCGCTGCTGGGGGACATAAGCAACCCGGAGCTCGCCAAGGCCATGGGGGCGGATCTGGTGATACTGAACCTCTTGGACCTCCAGAACCCGGTGGTAGGCGGGCTGCCGGAGGGGGACGGGATTGAGGAGCTCTTCCGCTCCTCCTTCCACCAGGGGCATGTAAGGCCCACTACCCACAGGAACCCCATCGCACTTGCGGGGGACATGACCGGATGCCCCATAGGGGTCAACCTGGAGCCCATGGGCAGCGGAGACATGGAGATCCCCCCGGGCAGATCCGCCACGGCGGAGAACGCCAAAAGGGCGGTGGAGATGGGGGCAAGCCTTTTGGTGATCACCGCAAACCCCTACACTGGGGTGGGGACGGCGGACATAATCGCCAGCGTAAGAAGCATAAGGGAAGAGCTGGGGGACGTGATAATAGGGGCGGGGAAGATGCACGCCGCCGGCTCCGACTCCCCCTGGAAGGATATGCCCAAGACCGCCGCGGAGCTGGTGAAGGCCGGGGCGGACCTGGTGCTGATCCCATGTCCTGGCACCGTGCCGGGACTCTCGGAAGAGCTATTCGCCCTGTCCGCGGAGGCGGTCCACAAGGCGGGGGGGCTTGTGATGTCCACCATAGGGACCTCCCAGGAGGGCGCGGACCGGGACACCATAGGGCGCCTTGCGCTGATGGCCAAGATGGGCGGGGCGGACGTGCAGCACATAGGAGACTCCGGCTACTCGGGCATAGCGGTGCCGGAGAACATAATGGCCCTCTCCATGGCAATAAGGGGCAGGCGCCACACTCTAAGACGGATGGCGAGGTCGATAGCCCGATGA
- a CDS encoding GntR family transcriptional regulator, which produces MTLRKESPVPLYYQLKEKLLRKIEQGELKPGDPIPSERELCDRYQISRMTAAKAVTALVNEGVLFRQRGVGTFVAQPKPPCSSSTLGGFTDNIREAGLSCRTQIISFSEEPAEGSLPSRLQVPQGAAVFSVLRLRFVEDEPFSLEHAWIPKDRFPDLSYQLLDGDSLYRLFREHLKKPPVLARQTIEAVLASEYEAKMLQEEPKTPMLLFRRVALDSDGLPLEFSKCIYRGRKFLYEITFSI; this is translated from the coding sequence ATGACGCTGCGGAAGGAAAGTCCGGTGCCCCTGTACTACCAGCTCAAGGAGAAGCTGCTCAGGAAGATAGAGCAGGGGGAGCTCAAGCCCGGGGACCCCATACCCTCCGAGCGGGAGCTCTGCGACCGGTACCAGATAAGCCGGATGACCGCCGCCAAGGCGGTGACAGCCCTGGTGAACGAAGGGGTCCTGTTCCGCCAGCGGGGGGTGGGCACCTTCGTGGCCCAACCCAAGCCCCCCTGCAGCTCCTCCACCCTGGGGGGCTTCACGGACAACATAAGGGAGGCGGGGCTCTCCTGCAGGACCCAGATCATATCCTTCTCCGAGGAACCCGCGGAGGGCAGCCTCCCCTCAAGGCTTCAGGTGCCCCAAGGGGCCGCGGTCTTCAGCGTCCTGCGCCTTCGGTTCGTGGAGGATGAGCCCTTCTCCCTTGAACACGCCTGGATCCCCAAGGACCGCTTCCCGGACCTCTCGTACCAGCTCCTGGACGGGGACTCACTGTACAGGCTCTTCAGGGAGCACCTCAAGAAACCCCCGGTGCTGGCCAGGCAGACCATAGAGGCGGTGCTGGCGAGCGAGTACGAGGCCAAGATGCTTCAGGAGGAACCCAAAACGCCGATGCTCCTCTTCAGAAGGGTGGCCCTGGACTCCGACGGGCTCCCCTTGGAGTTCTCGAAGTGCATATACCGGGGACGGAAGTTCCTGTACGAGATAACCTTCTCCATCTAG
- a CDS encoding sodium ion-translocating decarboxylase subunit beta has protein sequence MEGLLSFLGHTISAFTYKEAVMIAVGVGLMHLAIVKGFEPNLLLSMGFGTILVNIPFTSALDQISGGKLTEGALSLLFKAGIATEMFPLLIFIAVGAMCDFSPLISNPRMFIFGLAAQGGIFMTMGLALLLGFSLNEAASIGIIGAADGPTSIYVANRFAPHLLGPISVAAYTYMALVPIIQPPVIKLLTTKAERSMRMTYVQKEVSRTKLIAFPVIVTLVAGIVAPPSAALIGFLMFGNLLRVSGVTERLSQAAQNELANIVTILLGFTISATMTGDRFVNLSTLMIIAMGLVAFVLDTAAGVVMAKVLNLFLPQHLKVNPMVGAAGISAFPMSARTIQKLGQEEDPGNFLLMHAVGANVSGQIGSVLAGGLLLAMLS, from the coding sequence TTGGAAGGACTGTTAAGTTTCCTGGGTCACACCATAAGCGCCTTCACCTACAAGGAAGCGGTCATGATAGCGGTTGGAGTGGGGCTCATGCACCTCGCCATAGTCAAGGGGTTTGAGCCAAACCTCCTGCTGTCCATGGGGTTCGGCACCATACTGGTAAACATACCGTTTACCTCCGCCCTCGACCAGATCTCCGGCGGCAAGCTCACCGAGGGGGCGTTGTCGCTGCTGTTCAAGGCCGGCATAGCCACCGAGATGTTCCCCTTGCTCATATTCATCGCCGTGGGGGCCATGTGCGACTTCTCGCCCCTCATATCGAACCCCCGGATGTTCATCTTCGGCCTGGCGGCCCAGGGCGGCATATTCATGACCATGGGGCTTGCGCTACTCCTAGGCTTCAGCCTCAACGAGGCGGCATCCATAGGGATAATAGGCGCCGCCGACGGCCCCACCTCCATATACGTGGCCAACCGGTTCGCCCCGCACCTACTGGGCCCCATATCGGTGGCGGCGTACACCTACATGGCCCTGGTGCCCATAATCCAGCCGCCGGTGATAAAACTCCTCACCACCAAGGCGGAGAGGTCCATGAGGATGACCTACGTCCAGAAGGAGGTGTCCAGAACGAAGCTCATCGCCTTCCCGGTGATAGTGACCTTGGTGGCGGGCATCGTGGCCCCTCCCTCCGCGGCGCTGATAGGGTTTCTCATGTTCGGCAACCTGCTAAGGGTCAGCGGCGTCACCGAGCGGCTATCCCAGGCGGCCCAGAACGAGCTGGCAAACATAGTGACCATACTGCTTGGCTTCACCATCTCCGCCACCATGACCGGCGACAGGTTCGTGAACCTCTCCACCCTCATGATAATAGCCATGGGGCTCGTGGCCTTCGTGCTGGACACCGCCGCAGGGGTGGTTATGGCCAAGGTCCTCAACCTCTTCCTGCCCCAGCACCTTAAGGTGAACCCCATGGTCGGCGCGGCGGGCATCTCCGCCTTCCCCATGTCCGCCAGGACCATCCAGAAGCTGGGACAGGAGGAGGACCCCGGGAACTTCCTCCTCATGCACGCCGTGGGGGCCAACGTCTCAGGTCAGATAGGCTCGGTGCTCGCCGGGGGCCTGCTGTTGGCCATGCTAAGTTGA